A single genomic interval of Xyrauchen texanus isolate HMW12.3.18 chromosome 40, RBS_HiC_50CHRs, whole genome shotgun sequence harbors:
- the LOC127633196 gene encoding LOW QUALITY PROTEIN: uncharacterized protein LOC127633196 (The sequence of the model RefSeq protein was modified relative to this genomic sequence to represent the inferred CDS: deleted 2 bases in 1 codon) — MSSSIRVKACPGGYYVYEFVKPQYSCSAYCTDISTLSQTEFSTNPTMVTKFSTPLSTINTNSDPCYNYKSLDNEWRSTRSYWSIQHDDTIAEWDGWYRLFINGMSAEMPEWCLNDMTCGGYSPLWLGGSHPRLEDGVVTLEVHGSSRYQQCSSYRSNPIQVKACPGDYYVYELTKPNVAIPAPVYCAVAFNSPSVDPCDSYTSLDEFWRSPSYTYYSYYYYYYSMCDYNVNWNGWYRLFSQGQSAQMPESCVTSGSCGTSHPLWLSGTHPQLEDGVVTRQVCASSWGDCCGYRSHPIQVKACPGNYYVYEFVSPTFCSAYCAEVRSLNPSTTTTTTTTTTETTTITESTSSLPITTTATLDSLIYDPCDNFTSLDRPWRATNESGLYICDENFSWDGWYRLFYNGKNIHMAENCVSSYSCNAYVSLWLSGGHPHIEDGVVSRQVLGSAWGYCYYYMSSSIRVKACPGGYYVYEFVNPQYSCSAYCTDISTLSQTEFSTNPTMVTKFSTPLSTINTNSDPCYNYKSLDNEWRSTRSYWSIQHDDTIHEWDGWYRLFINGMSAEMPEWCLNDMTCGGYSPLWLGGSHPRLEDGVVTLEVHGSSRYQQCSSYRSNPIQVKACPGDYYVYELTKPNVAIPAPVYCAVAFNSPSVDPCDSYTSLDEFWRSPAILTIPYYYYYSMCDYNVNWNGWYRLFSQGQSAQMPESCVTSGSCGTSHPLWLSGTHPQLEDGVVTRQVCASSWGDCCGYRSHPIQVKACPGNYYVYEFVSPTFCSAYCAEVRSLNPSTTTTTTETTTITESTSSLPITTTEVRSLNPSTTTTTTETTTITESTSSLPITTTEVKSLNPSTTSATTTTTTTTEKTTITWSTTSMPITATAITDPCAELNCTDDEWCGEKDGFYGCLCKENHPRPDPDYYDSIEICESSSGSLSLSRCQLFEDGFPAENLHLSDANCKGTVQHGRVEFHFDSNDHLCGTNLVANGTHFIYENVILGEVESTQLISRKRHLKLPFSCIYSQSQTFSMNVQINPLESILHRTIPAGQGTYKVRVVPYQDPEFSQPFTGSVNVEVNQLIFVEVLVDGIDGQQFAMLIDACWATPVNDPHYHVRWDLIVGECPNPKDDTVDLLQNGVSTSGRFSFRMFAFTADSYKIFLHCSVHLCLLKNNDCLPHCNPGHQRRIPRSVDFHDTASITMGPLIWSDRKPDS; from the exons ATGTCCTCCTCCATTCGAGTCAAAGCCTGCCCAGGCGGTTACTATGTCTACGAATTTGTAAAACCACAATATTCATGTTCAGCGTACTGCACAG ATATCAGCACTCTGTCCCAGACAGAATTCTCAACAAATCCAACCATGGTGACCAAATTCAGCACGCCCTTGT CTACTATCAACACCAATTCTGACCCGTGCTATAACTACAAAAGTCTTGATAATGAATGGAGAAGCACACGCAGTTACTGGAGTATACAACATGATGACACCATTGCTGAATGGGACGGCTGGTATCGACTGTTTATTAATGGGATGAGTGCTGAGATGCCTGAGTGGTGTCTGAATGATATGACATGTGGTGGTTACAGCCCTCTATGGCTTGGTGGCTCTCATCCACGTCTAGAAGACGGAGTTGTTACTCTTGAAGTCCATGGCAGCTCTCGATACCAGCAGTGCAGTTCCTACAGATCCAATCCAATCCAAGTCAAAGCGTGTCCTGGCGATTATTATGTCTATGAACTTACCAAACCAAATGTGGCAATCCCAGCCCCTGTATATTGTGCAG ttgCTTTTAACAGTCCGAGTGTCGACCCCTGTGACAGCTACACCAGTCTGGATGAGTTTTGGAGATCCCCCAGCTATACTTACtattcctattattattattactattcaaTGTGTGATTATAATGTCAACTGGAATGGCTGGTACAGACTCTTCTCTCAGGGTCAGAGTGCTCAGATGCCTGAGTCATGTGTAACTTCTGGCTCGTGTGGCACTTCTCATCCGTTGTGGCTCAGTGGCACTCACCCACAGCTGGAAGATGGAGTGGTCACCCGACAAGTCTGTGCTTCTTCATGGGGTGACTGTTGCGGTTACAGGTCCCATCCAATACAAGTGAAAGCCTGTCCGGGGAATTACTATGTCTATGAGTTTGTCAGTCCAACATTCTGTTCAGCGTACTGTGCAG AGGTTAGAAGTCTAAAcccctcaacaacaacaacaacaacaacaacaacaacagagacAACAACAATCACAGAGTCCACTTCATCTCTGCCCATCACAACCACTG CTACTTTGGACAGCCTCATTTATGATCCTTGTGACAACTTTACGTCTCTGGATCGTCCCTGGAGAGCCACAAACGAAAGTGGATTGTATATTTGTGATGAAAATTTCTCCTGGGATGGATGGTACCGACTTTTCTACAATGGAAAGAACATCCATATGGCAGAAAACTGTGTTAGTTCATACAGCTGTAACGCTTACGTGAGTCTGTGGCTCAGTGGTGGTCACCCTCATATAGAAGATGGAGTGGTCTCCCGGCAAGTTTTGGGGAGTGCTTGGGGTTACTGCTATTATTACATGTCCTCCTCCATTCGAGTCAAAGCCTGCCCAGGCGGTTACTATGTCTACGAATTTGTAAATCCACAATATTCATGTTCAGCGTACTGCACAG ATATCAGCACTCTGTCCCAGACAGAATTCTCAACAAATCCAACCATGGTGACCAAATTCAGCACGCCCTTGT cTACTATCAACACCAATTCTGACCCGTGCTATAACTACAAAAGTCTTGATAATGAATGGAGAAGCACACGCAGTTACTGGAGTATACAACATGATGACACCATTCATGAATGGGACGGCTGGTATCGACTGTTTATTAATGGGATGAGTGCTGAGATGCCTGAGTGGTGTCTGAATGATATGACATGTGGTGGTTACAGCCCTCTATGGCTTGGTGGCTCTCATCCACGTCTAGAAGACGGAGTTGTTACTCTTGAAGTCCATGGCAGCTCTCGATACCAGCAGTGCAGTTCCTACAGATCCAATCCAATCCAAGTCAAAGCGTGTCCTGGCGATTATTATGTCTATGAACTTACCAAACCAAATGTGGCAATCCCAGCCCCTGTATATTGTGCAG ttgCTTTTAACAGTCCGAGTGTCGACCCCTGTGACAGCTACACCAGTCTGGATGAGTTTTGGAGATCCCCAGCTATACTTACtattcct tattattattactattcaaTGTGTGATTATAATGTCAACTGGAATGGCTGGTACAGACTCTTCTCTCAGGGTCAGAGTGCTCAGATGCCTGAGTCATGTGTAACTTCTGGCTCGTGTGGCACTTCTCATCCGTTGTGGCTCAGTGGCACTCACCCACAGCTGGAAGATGGAGTGGTCACCCGACAAGTCTGTGCTTCTTCATGGGGTGACTGTTGCGGTTACAGGTCCCATCCAATACAAGTGAAAGCCTGTCCGGGGAATTACTATGTCTATGAGTTTGTCAGTCCAACATTCTGTTCAGCGTACTGTGCAG AGGTTAGAAGCCTAAAcccctcaacaacaacaacaacaacagagacAACAACAATCACAGAGTCCACCTCATCTCTGCCCATCACAACCACTG AGGTTAGAAGCCTAAAcccctcaacaacaacaacaacaacagagacAACAACAATCACAGAGTCCACCTCATCTCTGCCCATCACAACCACTG AGGTTAAAAGCCTAAACCCCTCGACCACTTCagcaactacaacaacaacaacaacaacagagaaAACAACAATCACATGGTCCACTACATCTATGCCCATCACAGCCACTG CCATAACAGACCCATGTGCTGAGCTCAATTGCACTGATGACGAATGGTGTGGGGAGAAAGATGGATTCTATGGTTGTTTATGTAAAGAGAACCATCCCCGACCTGACCCTGACTATTATG ATTCCATTGAAATTTGTGAAAGCAGTTCTGGTTCCCTCTCTCTGTCCCGTTGTCAGCTTTTTGAGGATGGTTTTCCTGCTGAAAATCTACACCTCAGTGATGCTAACTGCAAAGGAACTGTCCAGCATGGCAGAGTGGAGTTCCATTTTGATAGCAATGACCACCTCTGTGGTACAAATCTTGTG GCTAATGGTACACACTTTATCTATGAGAATGTTATTTTGGGTGAGGTGGAATCAACTCAACTCATCAGCAGGAAGAGACATCTGAAGTTGCCTTTCTCCTGTATATATTCTCAAAGCCAAACATTTTCAAtgaatgtgcaaatcaatcctcTGGAAAG CATTTTGCACAGGACGATTCCTGCTGGTCAAGGCACATATAAAGTCAGGGTTGTTCCATATCAGGATCCTGAGTTTTCCCAACCTTTCACTGGTAGTGTGAATGTGGAGGTGAATCAGCTGATTTTTGTGGAAGTTCTCGTGGATGGGATTGATGGCCAACAGTTTGCAATGCTGATTGACGCATGTTGGGCAACACCTGTGAATGACCCTCATTATCATGTCCGCTGGGACCTCATTGTTGGAGA GTGCCCCAATCCAAAAGATGACACAGTGGATCTGCTGCAGAATGGTGTGTCCACATCAGGTCGTTTCTCCTTCAGAATGTTTGCATTCACTGCAGACTCTTATAAGATTTTCCTGCATTGTTCTGTTCACCT